Proteins encoded together in one Fimbriimonadia bacterium window:
- the mltG gene encoding endolytic transglycosylase MltG, translating into MRRRLVLALVVVGPIALAGAWFAWALSPVGGTGHTAFPVRDGDGWSAAIERLAERKLIRSVVAARIYLAASGTGRRPLHPGQYDLAPSLSTPALLRSLAERNTLLIRITIPEGRNQAWIAKELEDKGICSEAEFAAVCAEPEKVSSTAHFLRNVKTLEGYLFPDTYYFRPKTRPEDVAMVLLATFSRKINEADIPADFDLHRLVTIASMVEMEAKRDDERALIAGVIEGRLKKGMPLQIDATVLYGIGEWKSRVTYRDLEHPSPYNTYRNKGLPPGPICNPGLASLKAAAKPAKTEYLYYVAKPDGSHLFARTFAEHVANRRKIAVERAQ; encoded by the coding sequence GTGCGACGTAGGCTCGTCCTCGCCCTGGTAGTCGTAGGTCCAATTGCGCTGGCGGGCGCGTGGTTTGCGTGGGCGCTGTCGCCGGTCGGTGGCACGGGTCACACCGCCTTTCCCGTGCGGGATGGGGATGGGTGGTCGGCTGCAATCGAGCGTCTGGCGGAGCGCAAGCTGATTCGTAGCGTGGTAGCCGCGCGAATCTATCTGGCGGCCTCCGGAACGGGACGAAGGCCACTGCATCCGGGCCAATACGACCTCGCTCCCTCACTTTCGACACCCGCGCTCCTGCGGTCACTTGCAGAGCGCAACACGCTGCTCATCCGAATCACCATTCCAGAAGGGCGAAACCAGGCGTGGATCGCGAAGGAGCTGGAGGACAAAGGGATCTGCTCGGAGGCCGAGTTCGCTGCGGTGTGCGCGGAGCCCGAAAAAGTCAGCAGCACCGCGCACTTCCTGAGGAATGTGAAGACCCTCGAGGGCTATCTGTTTCCCGACACCTACTACTTCCGCCCGAAGACCCGGCCCGAGGACGTCGCCATGGTGCTTCTGGCCACCTTCTCCCGGAAGATCAATGAAGCGGACATCCCGGCGGACTTCGATCTGCACCGCTTGGTTACTATTGCATCCATGGTGGAGATGGAAGCCAAGCGGGATGACGAGCGTGCGCTGATTGCCGGTGTCATCGAAGGAAGGCTGAAGAAAGGAATGCCGCTGCAGATCGATGCAACCGTGCTGTACGGCATCGGAGAGTGGAAGTCTCGAGTCACCTACCGCGACCTGGAGCATCCTTCGCCCTACAACACCTATCGTAACAAAGGGCTTCCGCCGGGACCCATCTGCAACCCCGGCCTCGCATCGCTGAAGGCTGCCGCCAAACCCGCCAAGACCGAATACCTCTATTACGTAGCCAAGCCGGACGGTTCTCATCTGTTCGCGCGCACCTTCGCCGAGCACGTTGCCAATCGGCGCAAGATCGCCGTGGAGCGTGCCCAGTGA
- a CDS encoding YqeG family HAD IIIA-type phosphatase has translation MNDCTFFDRSKAPRLLRPFCPNVYAEHVSDLQPEHLLERGIRHVFLDLDNTLTPWRSREVADEVEGWLAKGHAAGLRFCILSNTRNMARLQSLSEMLEVPYVRARMKPSRRGFLLGMERLGATPRDSAMVGDQLFTDIWGGNRVGMLTIWVRPLHPREFLGTKISRLLERCILRWVRRAELPRGTLST, from the coding sequence GTGAACGACTGCACGTTCTTCGACCGCTCCAAGGCTCCGAGGCTGCTGCGCCCCTTCTGCCCGAACGTGTACGCGGAGCACGTAAGCGACCTCCAACCGGAGCACCTTTTGGAGCGGGGTATCCGGCACGTCTTCTTGGACCTGGACAATACCCTCACCCCTTGGCGGAGCCGGGAGGTCGCAGACGAGGTGGAGGGCTGGTTGGCGAAGGGCCACGCCGCGGGCCTGCGGTTCTGCATCCTGTCCAACACCCGAAACATGGCAAGGCTGCAGTCGCTATCGGAGATGCTTGAAGTTCCCTACGTACGAGCGCGCATGAAGCCGAGCCGTCGCGGTTTTCTGCTCGGCATGGAGAGGCTGGGCGCGACGCCGAGGGACTCGGCGATGGTCGGTGACCAGCTTTTCACGGACATTTGGGGCGGAAACCGCGTGGGGATGCTCACCATCTGGGTTCGGCCGCTTCACCCGCGAGAGTTCCTTGGAACCAAAATCAGCCGCTTGCTGGAGCGCTGCATTCTGCGTTGGGTTCGGCGAGCCGAATTGCCCCGAGGCACTCTGTCGACCTAG
- a CDS encoding M28 family peptidase: protein MKAVALAATLAALACFGTPEQDIVNAISADRMMDNIKYLSGATSSIKTRYTPSSGCFAAANWTKAWFESLGYTVTLQTWGTVDGYPAAPNVIARKPGTNGTNQVFVICAHLDSVSNQNWTNAPGADDNASGSAIVMEAALLLQNYPTEYAVEFVLFTGEEQWMLGSSYYVQNPGGRQFLGAINCDMTAYEKNPGTPIVVAQCNYIYPLADLVAQLSQYYNPGRAVARHEQCPSDQWAFGYAGIPNCMVAEATADQIWGGSNPNYHRTTDTWDYLHPQFQRECAIAAIAGIAHLANVSNGMAAVLMPEYVGDRSAVTVEVQLREPGQTQTVGLFYLPLTTAGTFELPDDIPAGTWDIAVKAPGWLRSVAATVSVPSPLGVTVLLKPGDANNDNRVDMSDLNAVLLAFGTVGSPHTDIDGDGAVALGDLNLVLVSFGEQGEP, encoded by the coding sequence ATGAAAGCAGTTGCCCTCGCCGCTACGCTCGCTGCGCTAGCCTGCTTCGGCACCCCCGAGCAGGACATCGTCAACGCCATCTCCGCCGATAGGATGATGGACAACATCAAGTACCTTAGCGGAGCCACCTCCTCGATCAAGACACGATACACACCTTCGAGCGGGTGTTTTGCCGCAGCCAACTGGACGAAGGCGTGGTTCGAATCGCTCGGTTACACAGTAACCCTGCAGACGTGGGGCACCGTGGACGGTTATCCTGCGGCGCCGAACGTAATCGCCCGCAAGCCGGGAACGAACGGGACGAATCAGGTTTTCGTCATCTGTGCACACTTGGATTCCGTCTCGAACCAGAACTGGACGAACGCGCCCGGCGCAGACGACAACGCCTCGGGCAGCGCGATCGTAATGGAAGCGGCGCTCCTCCTGCAGAACTACCCCACTGAGTACGCGGTCGAGTTCGTGCTGTTCACCGGGGAGGAGCAGTGGATGCTGGGTAGCAGCTACTACGTGCAGAACCCCGGCGGCAGGCAGTTTCTAGGAGCTATCAACTGCGACATGACAGCATACGAGAAGAACCCCGGTACCCCGATCGTGGTCGCACAGTGCAACTACATCTATCCTCTCGCGGATCTGGTGGCGCAGCTCAGCCAATACTACAACCCCGGCCGAGCGGTGGCAAGACACGAGCAGTGCCCGAGTGATCAGTGGGCGTTCGGCTACGCCGGCATCCCCAACTGCATGGTAGCCGAGGCTACGGCCGACCAAATATGGGGTGGCTCCAATCCTAACTACCATAGGACCACGGACACGTGGGACTACCTGCACCCGCAGTTCCAGCGTGAGTGCGCCATAGCGGCGATTGCAGGAATCGCTCACCTTGCCAACGTGTCGAATGGCATGGCAGCAGTGCTGATGCCGGAGTACGTCGGTGACCGCTCCGCGGTTACGGTAGAGGTCCAGCTTCGAGAGCCGGGACAGACGCAGACCGTCGGCCTCTTCTACCTGCCGCTGACTACCGCTGGCACCTTCGAGCTGCCGGACGACATCCCCGCCGGTACGTGGGACATAGCGGTGAAGGCACCGGGCTGGCTGCGTAGCGTCGCGGCGACCGTCAGCGTCCCGAGCCCACTGGGTGTAACGGTCTTGCTGAAGCCGGGCGATGCTAACAATGATAATCGGGTGGACATGTCGGACCTGAATGCGGTGCTTCTCGCTTTCGGCACCGTTGGTTCGCCGCACACGGACATAGATGGCGACGGGGCGGTGGCACTCGGCGATCTGAACTTGGTACTGGTCTCCTTCGGGGAGCAGGGAGAGCCGTAG
- the topA gene encoding type I DNA topoisomerase yields MPKPLIIVESPAKTKTLKNFLGGQFELAASMGHVRDLPQKEFGVDLDNDFAPTYVPLPDRKEHLARLQKAVKEADRVYIATDPDREGEAIAWHLEQALDLKDPLRIEFNEITKTAVENALAHPRTIDMRRVNAQQARRILDRLVGYKLSPYLWQSIGNRNLSAGRVQSVALRLIVEREREIRAFVPQEYWTVAADLTPDTKKNEFRAELRAKGDQKIELANEADATAVTNELREATYLVYKVSKAQRKKSPAPPFITSTLQQEASRKLGFSAKQTMRIAQELYEGIELGAQGSTGLITYMRTDSTRVADEAKRAAADLIRDRFGADYLPSGVRAAKKVKGAQDAHEAIRPTDPHRTPDSVSAYLTPQQLKLYELVWNRFIASQMADARYEVTTVDIKAGEYWLRATGSVMLFRGFTAVYSEGTDNGAEEQQAPLPELKKDQILTLLDLIPEQHFTQPPPRYSEATLVKALEQHGIGRPSTYAQILSVIVERKYVTVTKRVFAPTELGEQVCDALVKAFPSTFDVRFTAHMEEDLDKIAENGANWVEVVREFYDPMKDQLEDALGIKGRTCPACGRPMVVKRNWRGEFLACTGYPECKQTAPIGPPPEETDEVCEKCGKAMVIRVGRRGRFLACTGYPECTNSKPLPGEAQRPEPKPTDEVCPECGKPMVIRTGRSGEFLACTGYPKCKKTLPMPGEEPKVRESDKICPVCGEPMVIRKGRTGEFYACSGYPKCKKTLPMEGETGVPCVVCGQGQMLQRRSKRGRTFYGCSRYPECDNTTWDPPTGEKCPVCGGSLVEKTLKSGTTIRCSRKGCSYVREPAGVGI; encoded by the coding sequence ATGCCAAAGCCCCTCATCATTGTTGAAAGCCCTGCGAAGACCAAGACGCTGAAGAATTTTCTCGGCGGTCAGTTCGAGCTTGCTGCGTCCATGGGTCACGTTCGCGACCTACCGCAGAAGGAGTTCGGCGTAGACCTGGACAACGACTTCGCGCCGACCTACGTGCCGCTGCCCGACCGAAAGGAGCATCTCGCCCGTCTGCAAAAGGCGGTGAAGGAAGCCGACCGGGTGTACATCGCCACCGACCCCGACCGTGAGGGCGAGGCTATCGCGTGGCATCTGGAGCAAGCCCTCGACCTGAAGGACCCGCTGCGCATCGAGTTCAACGAGATCACGAAGACCGCCGTCGAAAACGCGCTGGCACACCCGAGGACCATAGACATGCGGCGGGTGAACGCACAGCAAGCGAGGCGAATCCTCGATAGGTTGGTCGGCTACAAGCTAAGCCCGTATCTTTGGCAGTCCATCGGCAATCGCAACCTCAGCGCGGGTAGGGTGCAGTCCGTTGCCCTACGGCTCATCGTGGAGCGAGAGCGCGAGATCCGCGCCTTCGTGCCCCAGGAATACTGGACGGTTGCCGCAGATCTGACTCCAGACACTAAGAAGAATGAGTTCCGCGCGGAACTTCGTGCAAAGGGCGATCAGAAGATCGAGCTGGCAAACGAGGCGGACGCGACCGCTGTAACTAACGAACTGCGTGAGGCCACTTATCTCGTATACAAAGTCTCCAAGGCGCAGCGCAAGAAAAGCCCCGCTCCGCCATTCATAACCAGCACGCTGCAACAGGAAGCATCGCGTAAACTCGGTTTCAGTGCGAAGCAAACGATGCGCATTGCTCAGGAACTGTACGAAGGGATCGAGTTGGGTGCGCAAGGTTCTACGGGCCTCATCACCTACATGCGAACCGACTCGACCCGAGTGGCGGACGAGGCGAAGCGTGCCGCTGCCGATCTGATTCGCGACCGCTTCGGCGCGGACTACCTGCCGAGCGGTGTGCGAGCCGCCAAGAAGGTGAAGGGCGCGCAGGACGCGCACGAAGCCATTCGGCCGACGGACCCTCACCGAACCCCGGATTCGGTCTCTGCCTACCTGACACCGCAGCAGCTCAAGCTGTACGAGCTGGTCTGGAACCGGTTCATCGCCAGTCAGATGGCGGATGCACGCTATGAAGTGACGACAGTGGATATCAAGGCCGGCGAGTATTGGCTTCGCGCTACCGGGAGCGTGATGCTCTTCCGAGGCTTCACCGCGGTGTACTCCGAGGGCACCGACAACGGTGCCGAAGAGCAGCAAGCACCGCTGCCCGAGTTGAAAAAGGACCAGATACTAACACTGCTGGACCTGATCCCCGAGCAGCACTTCACCCAGCCACCCCCGCGCTACTCCGAAGCCACGTTGGTCAAGGCGTTGGAACAGCACGGCATCGGGCGCCCTAGCACCTACGCGCAGATTCTCTCCGTGATCGTGGAGCGTAAGTACGTGACGGTGACCAAACGTGTGTTCGCGCCGACGGAGCTTGGCGAGCAGGTGTGCGACGCGCTGGTCAAGGCGTTTCCATCTACGTTCGACGTGCGCTTCACGGCACATATGGAAGAGGACTTGGACAAGATCGCCGAAAACGGTGCAAACTGGGTCGAAGTTGTACGCGAATTCTACGACCCGATGAAGGACCAGCTGGAAGACGCACTGGGAATCAAGGGCAGAACTTGCCCCGCATGCGGCAGGCCTATGGTAGTAAAGAGGAACTGGCGCGGGGAGTTTCTTGCCTGCACGGGATACCCGGAGTGCAAACAGACCGCGCCCATAGGCCCGCCGCCAGAAGAGACCGATGAAGTGTGCGAGAAGTGCGGCAAGGCTATGGTGATTCGCGTGGGGAGGCGTGGGCGCTTCCTCGCCTGCACCGGGTATCCGGAATGTACGAACAGCAAGCCCCTGCCGGGTGAGGCGCAACGGCCGGAACCGAAGCCCACGGACGAAGTGTGTCCCGAGTGTGGCAAGCCGATGGTGATTCGCACGGGGCGCTCCGGTGAGTTTCTGGCGTGCACGGGATACCCCAAGTGCAAGAAGACGTTGCCGATGCCGGGCGAGGAGCCAAAGGTGCGCGAGTCGGACAAGATCTGCCCCGTCTGCGGGGAGCCGATGGTGATACGCAAGGGGCGTACCGGAGAGTTCTATGCCTGCAGCGGCTACCCGAAATGTAAGAAAACCTTGCCGATGGAGGGAGAGACTGGGGTGCCCTGCGTGGTGTGCGGACAGGGCCAGATGCTGCAGCGGCGGTCCAAACGAGGGCGCACGTTCTACGGGTGCTCTCGCTATCCTGAGTGCGACAATACGACGTGGGACCCACCTACCGGCGAGAAGTGCCCTGTGTGTGGTGGCTCGCTGGTGGAGAAGACCCTGAAATCCGGTACCACCATCCGCTGCAGCCGCAAGGGATGCTCCTACGTCCGCGAACCCGCCGGAGTGGGAATATAA
- a CDS encoding amidohydrolase family protein, whose translation MAVTYESLRQHVDAITLVDTHEHIEPEAAWLAADEGLVDFSRFFMHYASVDLVSAGMPATDLERVRSADTPLDDKWALFEPHWEKARNTAYCRAVDMAIRRLFDLPGLSRDTYRPFAERMRECRKPGYYRWVLKEKANIAVSVLDGGTLEVDRELFVPAIRFDDLVFVRSRADLKARESQCCVSIHSPYDLVNALEAEFQRNREGGMACVKSGLAYERTLAYANPSEAEACRAFEVAVHSEEPAAFDQVKPLQDYVFHRLVQLCVEHDVPMQIHTGLQEGNGNYLEWTNPLHLTELLMTYPGGRFDLFHAGYPYWRELAALAKMFPGVHADLCWTNIITAIGSRRALSEWLELIPASKIFAFGGDYLFVEGVVAHAEMARENVARVLAQKVEDNYLSHDDAARIATMVLRDNARSFFRLEC comes from the coding sequence ATGGCAGTCACCTACGAATCATTGCGGCAACACGTGGACGCGATCACCCTGGTGGACACGCACGAGCACATCGAGCCCGAGGCAGCCTGGCTGGCGGCTGACGAAGGTCTGGTGGACTTCTCGCGCTTCTTCATGCACTATGCCAGCGTGGACCTCGTGTCGGCGGGCATGCCCGCGACCGACCTAGAGCGCGTGCGTAGCGCCGACACGCCGCTCGACGACAAGTGGGCTCTTTTCGAGCCTCACTGGGAGAAGGCGCGTAACACCGCATACTGCCGCGCCGTCGATATGGCCATCCGGCGGCTCTTCGACCTCCCGGGCCTGAGCCGCGACACGTATCGGCCGTTCGCCGAGCGAATGCGTGAGTGCCGCAAGCCGGGCTATTACCGTTGGGTGCTGAAGGAGAAGGCCAACATCGCAGTAAGCGTGTTGGATGGAGGCACGCTGGAGGTGGACCGGGAGCTCTTCGTGCCGGCCATCCGCTTCGACGATCTCGTGTTCGTCCGCAGCCGAGCCGATCTCAAGGCTCGCGAGTCGCAGTGCTGCGTCTCCATCCACTCGCCGTACGACCTCGTCAACGCGTTGGAAGCGGAGTTTCAGCGCAACCGGGAAGGGGGCATGGCGTGCGTCAAGTCCGGACTGGCGTACGAGCGCACCCTCGCCTATGCCAACCCGTCGGAGGCGGAAGCGTGCCGGGCATTCGAGGTCGCTGTGCACAGCGAGGAGCCGGCAGCCTTCGACCAGGTGAAGCCGCTACAGGACTATGTGTTCCACCGCCTCGTGCAGTTATGCGTGGAGCACGACGTGCCCATGCAAATACATACGGGGCTACAGGAAGGCAACGGAAACTACCTCGAGTGGACGAACCCGCTCCACCTAACAGAATTGCTCATGACCTATCCGGGGGGTCGCTTCGACCTGTTCCACGCCGGCTATCCCTACTGGCGAGAGTTGGCGGCACTCGCCAAGATGTTCCCTGGGGTTCACGCGGACCTCTGCTGGACAAACATCATCACGGCGATCGGCTCGCGCCGCGCGCTCAGCGAGTGGCTGGAGCTGATTCCGGCGTCCAAAATCTTCGCGTTCGGGGGGGACTACCTGTTCGTAGAGGGAGTAGTGGCGCATGCCGAGATGGCTAGGGAGAACGTTGCGCGAGTGCTCGCCCAGAAGGTAGAGGATAACTACCTATCGCACGACGATGCGGCCCGGATCGCCACGATGGTGCTGCGTGACAATGCGCGCAGCTTCTTCCGGCTGGAGTGCTGA
- a CDS encoding cytochrome C, with product MIRNLPAASAILVSSLALASIGIATLTPVEDLGKNLFFDTNLSTPPGQSCAACHAPEAGFTGPISDINATTVVYPGAVHTRFGNRKPPTSAYASFSPPFHYDPDEDMYIGGQFWDGRASDLVEQAKGPFLNPLEQNNPNAKKVCIAVAHSGYAMLFRDVFGPDSLDYVKDVDGTYHRIATAIAAYEASPESDQFTSKFDYYQMGLVDLTPQELWGKELFEGKGKCAECHPSTPGPYADKALFTDYTYDNLGIPRNPANPFYKMPKSINPLGAAWVDLGLYWTTGRDQDKGLMKVPTLRNVDKRPYPGFVKAYGHNGFFKSLKEIVHFYNTRDVPGAGWPPPEVPENVNVDELGNLGLTDEEEDAIVAFMTTLSDGYVLSP from the coding sequence ATGATACGCAATCTTCCCGCTGCGAGTGCGATCTTGGTCAGCTCGCTCGCACTCGCCAGCATCGGGATAGCGACCCTCACTCCGGTCGAGGATCTCGGCAAGAACCTCTTCTTCGACACCAACCTCTCCACACCGCCGGGGCAGTCCTGCGCGGCATGCCATGCCCCCGAGGCGGGGTTCACCGGCCCGATATCTGATATCAACGCTACCACCGTCGTGTACCCAGGCGCGGTGCACACCCGGTTCGGAAACCGAAAGCCACCGACTTCGGCGTACGCGTCCTTTAGTCCCCCGTTTCACTACGATCCGGATGAGGATATGTACATCGGTGGGCAGTTCTGGGACGGGCGAGCCAGCGACCTCGTCGAGCAGGCGAAGGGGCCATTCCTGAACCCGCTCGAGCAGAACAACCCGAACGCAAAGAAGGTGTGTATCGCAGTAGCGCACTCCGGCTACGCGATGCTGTTCAGAGATGTGTTCGGACCCGACTCGCTCGACTACGTGAAGGACGTAGACGGAACATATCACCGCATCGCGACGGCGATTGCGGCTTACGAGGCGTCGCCCGAGTCGGACCAGTTCACATCGAAGTTCGACTATTACCAGATGGGACTGGTAGACCTGACTCCGCAGGAACTGTGGGGCAAGGAGCTGTTCGAGGGCAAGGGCAAGTGCGCCGAGTGCCATCCGAGCACACCTGGCCCCTATGCGGACAAAGCTCTTTTCACCGACTACACCTATGACAACCTAGGCATACCACGCAACCCAGCGAACCCGTTCTACAAGATGCCGAAGAGCATCAACCCGCTCGGAGCGGCATGGGTAGATCTGGGGCTCTACTGGACCACGGGGCGAGATCAGGACAAAGGCCTGATGAAGGTACCTACCCTGCGCAACGTAGACAAGCGGCCCTATCCTGGGTTCGTCAAGGCCTATGGTCACAACGGCTTCTTCAAGTCGCTGAAGGAGATCGTGCACTTTTACAACACTAGGGATGTGCCCGGAGCGGGATGGCCTCCGCCGGAGGTACCCGAGAACGTAAACGTGGATGAGCTCGGGAACTTGGGGCTTACTGACGAAGAGGAGGACGCGATCGTCGCGTTTATGACGACGCTGTCCGACGGCTACGTCTTATCACCCTAG
- the cadA gene encoding cadmium-translocating P-type ATPase — protein sequence MKTVFHIGKMDCPTDEGIIRNRLKGMEGIEKLDFDLMSRKLTVFHEHSDESNIQRALESVGMDPKLVSENEPEPAGHRPAVPVLDRWLMGASGVLAVTAEVTAWTSGTERSWPVMALALGSIALGGRETIRKGIVSLRTLTLNINFLMTIAIIGAAFIGQWPEAAMVTFLFGVAEMIEALSLDRARHAIRSLMEMSPDRALALVDSDWREVTTAEIMVGQLVRVRPGERIALDGIIKTGASAVNQAPITGESMPVPKELGDQVFAGTINEKGSFDFEVTANTGQTTLARIIRAVQQAQSQKAPTQRFVDQFARYYTPIVVVLAILIAAIPPLLFAEPFSAWLYRALVLLVIACPCALVISTPVTVVSALASAARRGILVKGGAYIEEGRRLSQIALDKTGTLTHGSPMVTDVVPLDSIEGAELLRLAASLDAPSEHPVATAIVTAYEGEIASVGEFESITGRGVKGVVDGQQYFLGNHRLAHEEKYCRAEVEAVLERFEEQGKTVVILGDKDRALGVIAVADTVRETSIQAIKELHELGVKTLMLTGDNVRTAKAIAAQVGIDDARGDLLPEDKLTIITELTAEHGHIGMVGDGINDAPALAQANVGFAMGAAGTDTALETADVALMQDDLRKIPEFIRLSRRASLVLKQNIIFAIGVKAVFFILAFIGVATLWMAVFADMGASLLVVANGLRLLRTPNASQLRNQS from the coding sequence ATGAAGACGGTCTTCCACATCGGCAAGATGGATTGCCCCACGGATGAAGGCATTATTCGGAATCGCCTAAAGGGCATGGAGGGGATCGAGAAGCTTGACTTCGATCTCATGAGTCGCAAGCTGACGGTCTTCCACGAACATTCCGACGAAAGCAATATTCAGCGAGCTCTCGAATCGGTAGGAATGGATCCAAAGCTTGTCAGTGAGAACGAGCCCGAACCGGCTGGGCATAGACCGGCTGTTCCAGTACTTGATCGATGGCTCATGGGAGCTTCCGGCGTCCTCGCGGTGACCGCCGAAGTCACCGCGTGGACTTCTGGCACTGAACGGTCGTGGCCCGTTATGGCTCTAGCCCTTGGTTCGATTGCACTCGGCGGGAGGGAAACGATTCGTAAGGGAATCGTTTCCCTGCGCACACTGACACTGAACATCAATTTCTTGATGACCATCGCGATCATTGGGGCGGCCTTCATCGGCCAATGGCCAGAAGCGGCAATGGTCACTTTCCTCTTTGGCGTGGCTGAAATGATCGAAGCACTCTCCCTCGATCGCGCTCGTCATGCGATTCGCTCTCTCATGGAAATGTCGCCTGATCGTGCGCTGGCGCTTGTCGACAGCGACTGGAGAGAAGTCACCACGGCTGAAATAATGGTGGGGCAGCTTGTTCGTGTACGCCCTGGGGAAAGGATTGCCTTGGACGGCATCATCAAGACTGGAGCGTCCGCAGTTAATCAGGCCCCCATTACCGGCGAAAGCATGCCCGTACCCAAGGAACTTGGGGATCAGGTCTTCGCAGGGACGATTAACGAGAAAGGCAGTTTCGACTTTGAGGTGACTGCGAACACAGGTCAAACGACATTGGCGCGGATCATTCGAGCGGTTCAGCAAGCCCAGAGTCAGAAGGCGCCCACGCAGCGTTTTGTCGATCAGTTCGCCCGGTACTACACTCCTATTGTCGTCGTTCTGGCAATTCTGATTGCCGCCATTCCGCCGCTACTCTTTGCCGAGCCGTTCTCGGCTTGGCTTTACAGGGCATTGGTGCTCCTGGTAATCGCGTGCCCTTGCGCGCTGGTCATCTCGACCCCGGTCACAGTCGTTAGTGCGCTCGCGTCGGCCGCACGACGAGGGATTCTGGTGAAGGGTGGCGCCTACATCGAGGAGGGTCGAAGGCTCTCGCAGATTGCTCTGGATAAAACCGGCACATTGACCCACGGCTCGCCGATGGTGACAGATGTTGTACCCCTTGACTCCATCGAGGGAGCTGAGCTGCTTCGCCTGGCGGCTAGCCTGGATGCTCCTTCGGAACATCCTGTGGCCACAGCCATCGTCACCGCGTACGAAGGAGAGATTGCTTCGGTCGGAGAATTCGAGTCTATCACTGGTCGCGGGGTCAAGGGAGTCGTCGATGGGCAGCAGTATTTCCTTGGAAACCACCGGCTAGCTCATGAAGAAAAATATTGCCGCGCTGAGGTCGAGGCTGTCTTGGAACGATTTGAAGAGCAGGGCAAAACGGTCGTTATTCTCGGCGACAAAGATCGAGCGCTCGGAGTCATCGCCGTAGCCGATACCGTCCGCGAAACGAGCATTCAAGCAATAAAGGAGCTACACGAGTTGGGGGTGAAGACCCTTATGCTCACCGGTGATAACGTCAGAACGGCGAAGGCCATTGCTGCCCAAGTTGGAATTGACGACGCGCGCGGCGATCTGCTTCCGGAAGACAAACTAACAATTATCACGGAACTCACGGCCGAGCATGGCCATATTGGAATGGTCGGCGACGGCATCAATGATGCCCCGGCGCTGGCTCAGGCGAACGTTGGTTTCGCAATGGGCGCGGCAGGAACAGATACAGCACTAGAGACCGCCGACGTTGCACTGATGCAGGACGATCTTCGAAAAATCCCAGAGTTCATTCGTCTTAGTCGTCGAGCCTCGCTCGTGTTGAAGCAGAACATCATCTTTGCCATTGGCGTGAAGGCCGTTTTCTTCATTCTCGCGTTCATCGGAGTCGCGACCCTTTGGATGGCTGTCTTTGCCGACATGGGCGCGAGTCTGTTGGTAGTTGCAAATGGCCTGAGGCTATTGCGAACTCCGAATGCCTCGCAGCTTAGGAACCAATCGTAG
- the ruvX gene encoding Holliday junction resolvase RuvX codes for MRYVALDIGERRVGIATGDTCVGIAFPQRALDFGSHGVDPEALAEVVRTHEADALLIGLPLNADGGETPQCQPIRRAAESLAALTGLKIVFRNEALTTAKAEEFMVEAGASRKRRAASGDSIAAVVLLQELLDELGRAT; via the coding sequence ATGAGATACGTGGCCCTGGACATCGGCGAGCGGCGCGTCGGCATCGCCACCGGAGACACATGCGTCGGCATCGCCTTCCCGCAGCGCGCCCTGGACTTCGGGAGCCACGGCGTGGACCCCGAGGCCCTCGCCGAGGTCGTCCGGACGCACGAAGCCGATGCTCTCCTGATCGGGTTGCCCCTGAACGCCGACGGTGGCGAGACCCCGCAGTGCCAGCCAATCCGCCGCGCGGCCGAAAGCTTGGCTGCGCTGACCGGTCTGAAGATAGTCTTTCGCAACGAGGCACTGACGACTGCGAAAGCCGAAGAGTTCATGGTCGAGGCCGGAGCCTCTCGCAAGCGCCGCGCTGCATCCGGCGACAGCATAGCCGCCGTCGTACTGCTCCAGGAATTGCTGGACGAGCTAGGCCGTGCGACGTAG